One Thalassospira marina DNA window includes the following coding sequences:
- a CDS encoding LysR family transcriptional regulator has translation MDIADLKLFATVARLGSMRKASEELNTVQSNVTARIRALEEDLGTTLFERHHRGVKLSEAGQRLLPYYDRLSHLICEARRATIDDGTPSGPLKIGAQETTAALRISPVLAKFLQSYPAVNLNLRTDTTANLINAVLSHKLDAAFVCGPVDHPDLTTLPCFDEELAIYGPAGMPSIGKMCENADLRIVVMNAGCQYRFMLENFLGRLGRKNVPVLEFGTLETVINCVSAGLGITMLPRALQAHIGRIGPVSIHDLPASVANVETVFIQRQDTLQTSARTALFATIHDHWHGIDAPQNSRKQASSPPELRVIS, from the coding sequence ATGGATATTGCCGATTTAAAACTGTTCGCAACCGTTGCGCGCCTGGGCAGCATGCGCAAAGCCAGCGAAGAATTAAACACCGTGCAATCCAACGTCACGGCCCGTATTCGCGCGCTGGAAGAAGACCTTGGCACAACCCTGTTTGAACGCCATCACCGCGGCGTCAAACTTAGCGAAGCTGGACAGCGGTTGCTGCCCTATTACGACCGGTTGTCGCACCTGATTTGCGAGGCACGGCGTGCCACCATTGATGATGGTACGCCGAGTGGCCCGCTTAAAATCGGGGCACAGGAAACAACGGCAGCACTGCGCATTTCTCCCGTTCTGGCAAAATTCCTGCAAAGCTATCCTGCGGTAAACCTCAACCTGCGGACCGATACCACAGCAAACCTGATCAATGCGGTTCTGTCGCATAAACTCGATGCGGCCTTTGTCTGCGGCCCGGTTGACCATCCTGATCTGACGACATTGCCCTGCTTTGACGAAGAACTGGCCATTTACGGCCCGGCTGGCATGCCCTCCATTGGCAAAATGTGCGAAAATGCCGATCTGCGTATCGTGGTGATGAATGCCGGTTGCCAGTACCGCTTCATGCTGGAAAACTTCCTGGGCAGGCTTGGTCGCAAAAACGTACCGGTTCTGGAATTTGGCACTCTGGAAACCGTGATCAATTGCGTTTCGGCCGGTCTTGGCATCACCATGCTGCCCCGCGCCCTGCAAGCCCATATCGGGCGCATCGGGCCGGTTTCCATACATGACCTGCCCGCCAGCGTTGCCAATGTTGAAACCGTTTTCATCCAGCGCCAAGACACCCTGCAAACCAGTGCGCGCACCGCACTTTTTGCCACAATCCATGATCACTGGCATGGCATTGATGCCCCGCAAAACAGTCGCAAACAGGCGTCCTCCCCGCCGGAATTGCGCGTGATATCTTAA
- a CDS encoding inositol monophosphatase family protein gives MRGAARRSANINVMFKAVEKAAYGLKRDFGEVENLQVSMKGPGDFVSAADHRAEKRLREELERARPGYGFILEEGGEIKGSDPEHRWIIDPLDGTTNFLHGIPHFAISVALQKGDEIIAGIIYDVAKDEFFWAEKGVGAYLDNRRLRVSGRRRLNECVLACGVPHMGRGDHAAFEKQLHAVMDRCSGVRRFGAASLDLAYVAAGRYDGYWETHLNQWDIAAGLLLVSEAGGYIRDINGGTNMLGTGSIVAANDYIQPVLAKTLKKAASV, from the coding sequence GTGCGTGGCGCCGCCCGTCGTTCAGCCAATATCAATGTCATGTTCAAGGCCGTCGAAAAGGCGGCCTATGGACTTAAGCGCGACTTCGGTGAAGTCGAAAACCTTCAGGTATCCATGAAAGGTCCGGGGGATTTCGTTTCTGCCGCCGATCATCGTGCCGAAAAACGCCTGCGCGAAGAACTTGAACGGGCCCGCCCCGGTTATGGTTTCATTCTCGAAGAAGGCGGCGAAATCAAAGGGAGCGATCCGGAACACCGCTGGATCATCGACCCGCTTGATGGCACCACCAACTTCCTGCATGGCATTCCGCATTTCGCCATTTCGGTGGCCCTGCAAAAGGGTGACGAAATCATCGCTGGCATCATCTATGACGTTGCCAAGGATGAATTCTTCTGGGCCGAAAAGGGTGTTGGTGCGTATCTCGATAACCGCCGCCTGCGTGTTTCGGGCCGTCGCCGCCTGAACGAATGTGTTCTGGCCTGTGGCGTTCCGCATATGGGCCGTGGTGACCATGCCGCATTTGAAAAACAGCTTCACGCTGTCATGGACCGTTGCTCGGGCGTGCGCCGTTTTGGTGCTGCATCGCTTGATCTGGCCTATGTTGCGGCTGGCCGCTATGACGGTTACTGGGAAACACACCTGAACCAGTGGGATATCGCTGCTGGCCTGCTGCTGGTTTCCGAGGCAGGTGGTTACATTCGCGACATTAATGGCGGCACCAACATGCTTGGCACCGGCAGCATTGTTGCCGCGAACGACTATATCCAGCCCGTTCTGGCCAAAACCCTGAAAAAAGCGGCTTCGGTCTGA
- a CDS encoding benzoate/H(+) symporter BenE family transporter — protein MLRDISAQSFFMGFLAAFVGTASSFAVVLQGLTAVGATSFEAASGLLALSVAMGVCAIVLSLKTRMPISIAWSTPGAALLATSGAVEGGFPVAVGAFIICAVLIIICGIWKPLGKAVAAIPGPLANAMLAGVLLGLCLAPIKAVAFNPLFGLPIVIAWLVVGRFNRILAVPAALAAFVLVLVFGVTFPDGAIDQLNLSLVPPVEFVMPKFTIAGLVGIALPLFIVTMASQNIPGTAVLRAHDYDTPPGPLFTMTGIFSLLSAPFGGHAVNLAAITAAMCAGEDAHPDPKRRYWAAIFAGGFYVLFGLLAGVITSLVSLAPSILIEAVAGLALIGAFSGSAVAAFRDEGSREAAAVTFLVTAAGLTFYGISGAFWGLLAGILIYALTHLKHRTASRR, from the coding sequence ATGCTGCGTGATATATCCGCCCAAAGCTTCTTTATGGGTTTCCTTGCGGCATTTGTTGGCACGGCAAGCTCGTTCGCCGTTGTTCTGCAAGGCCTGACTGCCGTTGGTGCAACATCCTTCGAGGCCGCATCGGGCCTGCTCGCCCTGTCGGTTGCCATGGGTGTTTGTGCGATTGTTTTATCGCTTAAAACCCGCATGCCAATCAGCATTGCATGGTCCACCCCCGGTGCCGCCCTGCTTGCCACATCAGGTGCTGTCGAAGGTGGTTTTCCCGTTGCCGTTGGTGCCTTTATCATTTGCGCCGTGCTGATCATTATTTGCGGCATCTGGAAACCACTGGGCAAGGCCGTGGCGGCCATTCCCGGGCCACTGGCAAATGCCATGCTGGCCGGGGTTTTACTGGGTCTGTGCCTGGCACCGATCAAGGCTGTGGCGTTTAATCCGCTCTTCGGGTTGCCTATCGTCATTGCCTGGCTGGTGGTTGGCCGGTTTAACCGCATTCTTGCCGTGCCCGCTGCCCTGGCCGCATTTGTCCTGGTACTTGTGTTTGGTGTGACATTCCCCGACGGCGCGATTGACCAGTTAAATCTGTCGCTGGTGCCGCCTGTCGAATTTGTCATGCCCAAATTTACCATTGCCGGGCTGGTTGGCATTGCCCTGCCGCTTTTCATCGTCACGATGGCATCGCAAAACATTCCCGGCACGGCCGTATTGCGCGCGCATGATTACGACACACCACCCGGCCCGCTTTTCACCATGACGGGTATATTTTCGCTGCTTTCTGCCCCCTTTGGCGGTCATGCCGTAAACCTTGCCGCCATTACAGCAGCCATGTGCGCGGGCGAAGATGCCCATCCCGACCCGAAAAGGCGTTACTGGGCCGCAATCTTTGCCGGTGGGTTTTACGTGCTGTTCGGGTTGCTTGCCGGTGTCATTACATCCCTGGTCAGCCTGGCCCCCTCCATCCTGATCGAAGCCGTCGCAGGCCTTGCCCTGATCGGTGCCTTTTCCGGTTCTGCCGTTGCAGCATTTCGCGATGAAGGCAGCCGTGAGGCAGCAGCCGTCACTTTTCTGGTCACGGCTGCCGGACTTACATTTTACGGCATTTCAGGCGCGTTCTGGGGGCTGCTGGCTGGCATATTGATTTATGCGCTTACCCACCTGAAGCACCGCACGGCATCACGCCGCTAG
- a CDS encoding VOC family protein, with protein sequence MDQRLSLITLAVADMDRARAFYETGLGWKPVFAVAGEVTFYQMNGLIFGLYNRTEMAKDGHFNDGGASYSGMAMAYNARSEAEVDDVFAQAQKAGAHIQKLPQRADWGGYSGYFLDLDGHPWEVAYNPFWIITDEGHMIIPPQEGS encoded by the coding sequence ATGGATCAGCGATTAAGCCTGATAACCCTTGCCGTGGCCGATATGGACCGCGCCCGTGCGTTTTATGAAACCGGGCTGGGCTGGAAGCCGGTTTTTGCCGTGGCGGGCGAGGTAACCTTTTACCAGATGAATGGCCTGATCTTTGGGCTTTATAACCGCACCGAGATGGCAAAGGATGGCCATTTCAATGATGGCGGTGCCAGTTATTCGGGCATGGCGATGGCCTATAATGCGCGTAGCGAGGCCGAGGTGGATGATGTTTTTGCACAGGCACAGAAGGCTGGCGCCCATATCCAGAAACTACCCCAAAGGGCCGATTGGGGTGGCTATTCCGGCTACTTCCTGGATCTTGATGGTCATCCGTGGGAAGTTGCCTATAACCCGTTCTGGATCATTACCGATGAGGGGCACATGATCATTCCGCCGCAGGAAGGTTCGTGA
- the thiE gene encoding thiamine phosphate synthase codes for MNSEAQTGLYLLTPAKIDLDTFPALLADVLDTGAVDCVQLRLKDIDDNGIIAAVKKLLPVCSERDIPLILNDRPDLAHKTGCDGVHIGEDDGSYDEARKIMGEEHIVGVSCYDSRHRAMELGEKGADYVAFGAFFPTTTKDPRTWVEPEIIEIWTTFTTVPCVAIGGINADNLAPLVQAGADFVAISGAVWNHPDGAPAGAKAIRAAIAAASEE; via the coding sequence GTGAATAGCGAAGCACAAACCGGCCTTTACCTGCTGACCCCTGCAAAAATCGATCTCGATACATTTCCGGCATTGCTGGCAGATGTTCTTGATACCGGGGCTGTTGACTGTGTGCAGCTTCGCCTCAAAGACATTGATGATAACGGCATCATTGCAGCGGTGAAAAAACTGCTGCCGGTTTGCAGCGAACGCGATATCCCCCTGATCCTGAATGACCGCCCCGATCTGGCACATAAAACCGGCTGTGACGGTGTGCATATCGGTGAAGATGACGGCAGCTATGACGAAGCCCGTAAAATCATGGGCGAAGAACATATCGTTGGTGTGTCCTGTTATGATTCCCGCCACCGGGCGATGGAACTGGGCGAAAAAGGTGCCGATTACGTGGCCTTTGGCGCGTTTTTCCCCACCACCACCAAAGATCCGCGCACCTGGGTTGAACCGGAAATCATTGAAATCTGGACAACCTTTACCACCGTCCCCTGTGTTGCCATTGGCGGCATCAATGCCGATAATCTGGCACCGCTGGTTCAGGCCGGTGCCGACTTTGTCGCAATCAGCGGTGCGGTCTGGAACCATCCGGACGGGGCACCTGCCGGGGCAAAGGCCATTCGCGCCGCCATTGCCGCCGCTAGCGAAGAATAA
- a CDS encoding OmpA family protein produces the protein MKGNTKISAIAFAAALGTLMVTSQGAYAGPFSPVMPGNDVQVDLGVLDQLDDRDASQRNLSSPNSSAQRIQIDSQLLIYPRTTPKSRFLAPQLLLTPPAGTSRIDTSNAPRNSSLDDIETVVIDGAGVLPSANDAPQQPALKLHQPEDRITLRPPVSFPARPAVERIETAPVSRSFSSTGNLGGSINNADLNDDGATQIIHLVQPTPHNVDGLPRTRPAQPAAAPASAPLATPAATPVTNAQPASLLVPAGGTNNAAPAAPVNAPARVMQVADNAPAVAVPSAPKVSEPKIDTPREAPKNKMPVPEVKTAPLPNAQKPAAKQPAAGPSTTPVPLKKENEVKSPPSPAPDTTTSPQEMLDKQSGNMPKPPTPKQTAQKAEPKPVAKPEVKPEAKPEPRTKPQVAPRETASAPASMPAEKPASAPAGGDYSLPFAENSFELDPSAQKSLDKVIGTLARNGDLRVQLQAYAAGESQNASKARRLSLSRALQVRSYLIDGGVRSTRIDVRALGANVPSGPADRVDVKTVQR, from the coding sequence ATGAAGGGGAATACTAAGATTTCGGCGATTGCCTTTGCGGCGGCGCTCGGAACATTGATGGTGACCAGCCAGGGCGCATATGCCGGGCCGTTTTCCCCGGTCATGCCGGGCAACGATGTCCAGGTTGACCTTGGTGTGCTCGACCAGCTTGATGACAGGGATGCATCACAACGCAACCTTTCATCACCCAATTCCAGTGCCCAGCGCATTCAAATCGACAGCCAGCTTCTGATCTATCCCCGCACCACGCCCAAATCGCGTTTTCTGGCACCGCAACTTCTGCTTACGCCACCGGCCGGTACTTCGCGAATCGATACATCCAATGCACCGCGCAACAGCAGCCTTGATGATATTGAAACCGTTGTCATTGATGGCGCTGGCGTTCTGCCCTCGGCCAATGATGCCCCGCAGCAACCTGCACTAAAGCTGCACCAGCCCGAAGACCGCATCACGCTGCGCCCGCCGGTTTCCTTTCCGGCCCGCCCTGCTGTTGAACGCATTGAAACGGCCCCTGTTTCCCGCAGTTTTTCAAGCACCGGCAATCTTGGCGGCAGCATCAATAACGCCGATTTAAACGATGATGGCGCAACCCAGATCATTCATCTGGTGCAGCCAACCCCGCATAATGTTGATGGCCTGCCCCGTACCCGCCCGGCCCAACCGGCTGCGGCCCCGGCAAGCGCGCCTTTGGCAACGCCCGCCGCTACACCGGTTACAAACGCACAACCTGCCAGCCTTCTGGTCCCGGCAGGCGGCACAAATAACGCAGCCCCCGCCGCCCCTGTAAACGCACCTGCCAGGGTCATGCAGGTTGCGGATAACGCCCCGGCGGTTGCCGTGCCTTCGGCACCAAAGGTCAGCGAACCGAAAATCGATACGCCGCGCGAAGCCCCGAAAAACAAAATGCCGGTGCCCGAAGTTAAAACCGCACCGCTGCCCAATGCGCAAAAACCTGCGGCCAAACAGCCCGCAGCAGGGCCTTCGACAACACCCGTTCCCCTGAAAAAGGAAAACGAGGTCAAAAGTCCGCCCAGCCCGGCACCCGATACGACAACATCTCCGCAGGAAATGCTTGATAAACAGTCAGGCAATATGCCCAAGCCACCGACACCCAAACAGACCGCCCAAAAAGCGGAACCGAAACCTGTCGCAAAGCCGGAAGTTAAACCGGAAGCCAAGCCGGAGCCGCGCACCAAGCCGCAGGTTGCACCGCGCGAAACCGCCTCTGCCCCGGCATCGATGCCCGCTGAAAAACCCGCCTCGGCACCGGCCGGGGGTGACTACAGCCTTCCCTTTGCAGAAAACAGCTTCGAGCTGGACCCGAGTGCGCAAAAAAGCCTTGATAAGGTTATAGGCACCCTTGCCAGAAATGGTGATTTGCGTGTTCAGTTGCAGGCGTATGCCGCAGGTGAATCGCAAAATGCCAGCAAGGCACGCCGGCTGTCGCTTTCGCGCGCCCTGCAGGTCCGCTCCTATCTGATCGACGGCGGCGTCCGTTCCACCCGGATCGATGTCCGTGCGCTTGGTGCCAATGTCCCCTCTGGCCCGGCCGATCGCGTCGATGTCAAAACCGTTCAACGCTAG
- a CDS encoding DUF2628 domain-containing protein — translation MSENTTTVNTAKDYSPSWQRRFEMLDYLGADRLSYDAMRKTEKYKSLSFGERFRLSQNFLALFFGSIYYFCKGMWAKGLFIITASSIYSMLLIGIEVAVGRAFLASIVYWLPTAIFTFLLANYDYYRKEKLGEKIWPNIPAIFGDIKVALPVAFIALVANIYFAYQSTMMLADPYMGY, via the coding sequence ATGAGTGAAAACACAACAACCGTGAATACGGCAAAAGATTACAGCCCATCCTGGCAACGACGTTTCGAAATGCTGGACTATCTCGGGGCCGACCGGCTTTCCTATGATGCCATGCGAAAAACAGAAAAGTACAAGTCACTAAGTTTCGGGGAAAGATTTCGCCTATCACAAAACTTTCTGGCACTTTTCTTTGGTAGCATTTACTATTTTTGCAAGGGAATGTGGGCCAAGGGACTTTTCATCATTACGGCATCCAGCATCTATAGCATGCTCTTGATAGGGATTGAGGTAGCAGTTGGACGCGCATTTTTAGCATCTATTGTTTACTGGCTGCCGACCGCAATTTTCACGTTTCTACTGGCAAATTATGATTACTATCGCAAAGAAAAACTTGGCGAAAAAATCTGGCCTAACATCCCGGCGATTTTTGGCGATATAAAAGTCGCCCTGCCAGTTGCGTTTATTGCGTTGGTAGCAAACATCTATTTTGCCTATCAAAGCACAATGATGCTGGCCGATCCTTATATGGGTTATTAA
- a CDS encoding peptidoglycan -binding protein has protein sequence MSGLSRRRSRDVNTWPGFVDALATLLMVIIFLLMIFVVAQVYLGAALSGRDKALSDLTSQVNELTNLLSLERNNNQEMQLELTQLTTELSTTSDDRDALKNRVSALAEKLSSAQVSAEEQEKKLLAALAALEDKKSELSKLEEKADEKEQSQESRIDELSKLLAQRASELDDQKDISESARAQVEALNQQLLAVRQQLAKLQDALEISEAENKDQAAQIVNLGQRLNAALASKVAELQRYRSEFFGRLRQVLGDRQNIRVVGDRFVFQSEVLFGSGSADIGDDGKVQLAKLAATLKQISAEIPDDIDWVMRVDGHTDKVPIRNNEFKSNWELSSARAISVVKFLIDQGVPPRRLVAAGFGEYQPLDNRDDEIAYRRNRRIEFKITER, from the coding sequence ATGTCAGGCTTGTCTCGCCGCCGCAGTCGCGATGTAAATACCTGGCCGGGCTTTGTCGATGCCCTGGCCACGCTGTTGATGGTGATCATCTTTTTGCTGATGATCTTTGTCGTCGCCCAGGTATATCTGGGTGCGGCCCTGTCGGGCCGTGACAAGGCGCTCAGCGATCTGACATCACAGGTCAACGAACTGACCAATCTGTTGTCGCTTGAACGCAACAACAACCAGGAAATGCAGCTTGAACTGACCCAGCTGACCACCGAACTTTCAACCACCAGCGATGATCGCGATGCGTTGAAAAACCGGGTGTCAGCCCTGGCTGAAAAACTGTCATCGGCACAGGTTTCCGCCGAGGAACAGGAAAAGAAGCTTCTGGCCGCCCTCGCCGCCCTGGAAGACAAAAAGTCCGAGCTTTCAAAGCTTGAAGAAAAAGCCGACGAAAAAGAACAAAGCCAGGAAAGCCGCATTGACGAGCTTTCAAAGCTTCTGGCCCAGCGCGCAAGCGAGCTTGATGATCAGAAGGACATCAGCGAATCTGCCCGTGCCCAGGTCGAAGCCCTGAACCAGCAACTTCTTGCAGTTCGTCAGCAGCTGGCAAAGCTGCAGGATGCCTTGGAAATTTCCGAAGCCGAAAACAAGGATCAGGCCGCACAGATCGTCAATCTGGGGCAGCGCCTGAATGCGGCACTGGCCTCCAAGGTTGCCGAACTGCAGCGCTACCGCTCGGAATTTTTTGGTCGCCTGCGCCAGGTTTTGGGTGACCGCCAGAATATCCGTGTCGTCGGCGACCGTTTCGTTTTCCAGTCCGAAGTACTGTTTGGCTCCGGCTCGGCAGACATTGGTGATGACGGTAAGGTTCAGCTCGCCAAACTCGCAGCAACCCTCAAACAGATCTCGGCTGAAATCCCCGATGATATTGACTGGGTCATGCGTGTTGACGGCCACACCGACAAAGTGCCCATTCGCAATAATGAATTCAAATCGAACTGGGAACTCTCTTCGGCCCGCGCTATTTCGGTGGTCAAATTCCTCATCGATCAGGGCGTCCCGCCAAGACGGCTGGTTGCCGCCGGTTTTGGCGAATATCAACCCCTTGATAACCGCGATGATGAAATCGCCTATCGCCGAAACCGGCGCATAGAATTTAAAATCACCGAACGGTAA
- the efp gene encoding elongation factor P — translation MKINGNEIRPGNIIEHNGSLWRAVKCNAVKPGKGGAFNQVELKDIRNGTKLNERFRASETVERVRLDQHEYTYLFAEDDMVTLMDSETFEQITVNKELIGEPAVFLQDGMVLTVESFEGEALSVSLPEHAVFQIVEADAVVKGQTQSSSYKPAVLENGVRILVPPHIESGTRIVVNTSESTYVERAKD, via the coding sequence ATGAAAATCAACGGCAACGAAATCCGTCCGGGTAACATTATTGAACATAATGGTAGCCTGTGGCGCGCAGTGAAATGTAACGCAGTGAAGCCGGGTAAAGGCGGTGCGTTCAACCAGGTTGAACTTAAAGACATCCGCAACGGCACCAAGCTGAACGAACGTTTCCGTGCATCGGAAACTGTCGAGCGTGTACGTCTCGACCAGCATGAATATACCTATCTGTTCGCCGAAGACGACATGGTCACGCTGATGGATAGCGAAACCTTCGAACAGATCACAGTCAACAAAGAACTGATCGGCGAACCGGCTGTCTTCCTGCAGGATGGCATGGTTCTGACCGTTGAGTCCTTTGAAGGCGAAGCCCTTAGCGTCAGCCTGCCGGAACATGCCGTGTTCCAGATCGTCGAAGCCGACGCGGTTGTTAAGGGTCAGACCCAGTCTTCTTCCTATAAGCCGGCCGTTCTTGAAAACGGCGTTCGTATCCTGGTGCCGCCGCACATCGAATCTGGTACACGCATTGTCGTGAATACCAGCGAAAGCACCTATGTCGAGCGCGCCAAAGACTAA
- a CDS encoding flagellar motor protein MotA, with product MSNNASNGAASIPAITKPGAYLTRMGIFTAVIVAIAALLYPTLSDAFLASAVLNGLIIGVFIIGVVYTFRMVFSINPEVAWIEDFRRNRPGLSSQDTPKLLAPMARMMQEQRRDRPQLSTLATSTILDSIRSRLDESRELSRYLVSLLVFLGLLGTFWGLLQTVNSVADVIGNVNVGGGGNMELWFGQLKEGLAKPLNGMGTAFSSSLFGLAGSLALGLLDMQAGQAQNRFFNELEEWMSSFTRVSSGGPLSEGEQSVPAYLSALIEQMADNMEGLQNSIQRSESSQIKSHNTLIDLADKLSTLTDQMKAEQQLMVKLAENQMHLKPVLDQLSDSMKIGSFGIDDNTRAHIRSLDNQLGRVADELTMGRQQQTQEIRSEIKLLARTIAAIAEEG from the coding sequence ATGAGCAACAATGCGTCCAACGGCGCGGCAAGTATTCCGGCAATTACCAAACCGGGTGCCTATCTGACCCGAATGGGTATTTTCACCGCCGTTATCGTCGCCATCGCAGCACTGTTATATCCGACCCTGTCAGATGCATTTCTGGCAAGCGCAGTATTGAACGGCCTGATCATTGGCGTGTTCATCATTGGTGTTGTCTATACCTTCCGTATGGTTTTCAGCATCAATCCCGAAGTTGCCTGGATCGAAGATTTCCGCCGCAACCGCCCGGGGCTTAGCTCGCAGGATACGCCAAAGCTTCTGGCACCCATGGCCCGCATGATGCAGGAACAGCGCCGCGACCGGCCGCAGCTTTCCACCCTTGCGACCAGTACCATTCTGGATTCCATCCGTTCCCGCCTTGATGAAAGCCGCGAACTTTCGCGCTACCTTGTCAGCCTGCTGGTGTTTCTTGGCCTCCTCGGCACCTTCTGGGGCCTGCTGCAAACCGTGAACTCGGTTGCGGATGTGATCGGCAACGTCAATGTTGGCGGCGGCGGCAATATGGAACTGTGGTTCGGCCAGCTCAAGGAAGGCCTGGCAAAGCCGCTCAATGGTATGGGCACGGCCTTTTCGTCCTCTTTGTTTGGTCTTGCTGGCTCGCTTGCTCTGGGTCTTCTGGACATGCAGGCAGGCCAGGCACAGAACCGCTTTTTCAACGAACTTGAAGAATGGATGTCTAGTTTCACCCGCGTTTCCTCGGGTGGCCCGCTTTCCGAAGGCGAACAGTCGGTCCCGGCCTATCTTTCGGCCCTGATCGAACAGATGGCCGACAATATGGAAGGCCTGCAAAACTCGATCCAGCGGTCTGAATCCTCGCAGATCAAGTCGCACAACACCCTGATCGACCTTGCTGACAAGCTTTCAACCCTGACCGACCAGATGAAAGCCGAACAGCAATTGATGGTCAAACTGGCTGAAAACCAGATGCACCTCAAACCGGTTCTCGATCAGCTTTCCGATTCCATGAAAATCGGCAGCTTTGGCATTGATGACAATACCCGTGCGCATATCCGCTCGCTCGATAACCAGTTGGGCCGCGTTGCCGACGAACTCACCATGGGCCGTCAGCAGCAGACCCAGGAAATCCGCAGCGAAATAAAACTTCTGGCACGGACCATCGCCGCGATCGCCGAGGAGGGCTGA
- a CDS encoding YbfB/YjiJ family MFS transporter — protein sequence MHAKTRLSPQARLHIWAGFCTSLIGVGLSRFAYSALIPAIIDQQWFSPGSVAYLGAANLAGYLIGASGARPAAARLGSCNALRLAMLVAAISFFTCAQPASFTWFFIWRVLSGISGGFLIVLAAPTILPSVAVENRGFAMGLIFSGVGTGIIISGTLVPVLISHDLSWAWIGLGAICVVLMASAWFLLPSDPARTTAQSTANATGGAKSGNTPQKKWPEITVWLVGLVYSLVAISLVPHMVFLVDYSARILALGNGFGGLCWTVFGAGALCGPVTLGKFGDRFGFRITLIGMLMVDMVMTVIPALGDDKLLLLVSAFVVGATVPGVVSLILGWIHELIDDATARQQAWSFATTLFAIGQAIFAYVFAWMFSLGAKQAHHIYILAGIAAAAAMILTFIFPTLQSRLTRAGSRPATSSSAAE from the coding sequence ATGCACGCTAAAACCCGTCTTTCCCCACAGGCCCGCCTTCATATCTGGGCAGGTTTTTGTACCTCGCTTATTGGCGTAGGCCTGTCGCGCTTTGCCTATTCTGCCCTTATTCCGGCAATCATCGACCAGCAATGGTTTTCGCCGGGCAGTGTTGCCTATCTGGGGGCGGCCAATCTGGCGGGCTATCTGATCGGGGCATCGGGAGCTCGCCCGGCTGCGGCCAGGCTGGGCAGTTGCAATGCGCTGCGCCTTGCCATGCTGGTTGCAGCCATCAGCTTTTTTACCTGCGCCCAACCGGCATCCTTTACCTGGTTTTTCATCTGGCGGGTTTTATCGGGCATCAGTGGCGGTTTTCTGATCGTGCTGGCTGCACCCACCATTTTGCCCTCGGTCGCGGTTGAAAATCGCGGTTTTGCCATGGGCCTTATTTTCAGTGGCGTTGGCACCGGCATCATTATTTCCGGCACACTCGTCCCGGTTTTAATCAGCCATGATCTCAGCTGGGCCTGGATCGGCCTGGGGGCCATTTGCGTTGTATTGATGGCGTCTGCCTGGTTCCTGCTGCCATCCGACCCTGCCCGTACAACCGCACAATCAACGGCCAACGCAACAGGCGGTGCCAAATCCGGTAACACTCCCCAAAAGAAATGGCCCGAAATCACTGTCTGGCTGGTGGGGCTGGTCTATTCGCTGGTCGCCATTTCACTGGTGCCGCATATGGTGTTCCTTGTTGATTATTCGGCGCGCATCCTGGCACTTGGCAACGGTTTTGGTGGCCTCTGCTGGACGGTTTTTGGTGCAGGTGCGCTTTGTGGGCCAGTGACCCTTGGCAAGTTTGGCGACCGTTTCGGGTTTCGCATCACCCTGATTGGCATGTTGATGGTCGATATGGTCATGACGGTCATCCCCGCCCTTGGCGACGACAAATTGCTGTTGCTGGTGTCAGCTTTTGTGGTTGGTGCGACCGTACCGGGTGTGGTTTCACTGATTCTGGGCTGGATCCACGAACTGATCGACGATGCAACCGCCCGCCAGCAAGCCTGGAGCTTTGCCACCACCCTGTTTGCCATTGGCCAGGCGATCTTTGCCTATGTCTTTGCCTGGATGTTCTCGCTGGGTGCGAAACAGGCCCATCACATTTACATATTGGCGGGTATTGCAGCCGCCGCAGCCATGATCCTGACCTTTATTTTCCCAACCCTGCAAAGCAGGCTGACCCGTGCGGGCAGCCGCCCTGCCACGTCCTCATCCGCCGCGGAATAA